One uncultured Tolumonas sp. genomic window carries:
- the zipA gene encoding cell division protein ZipA, which yields MQDLRIVLVIVGALAIAALVIHGLWTNQRNKRAQLKNSPPKPVPSKRGPESRDVDGFDADGIGQVRVVAPRNSTLGRDAEPVISSVPQFSAGDEDDSKVSPVQPVSEETRVEPQIERREGIWKDVYVINIAARDGSYIYGRDLKHALRILGFRFGEMDIYHRHLEMDGQGEVLFSLINMIKPGTFDPSKMDRLMTPGVSLFMQLPATGRGLAHFDLMLKAADKLASEVDGLLFDAARQPLSEYYLTQCREELKAYDHQ from the coding sequence ATGCAGGATTTGCGAATAGTACTGGTTATAGTTGGAGCACTGGCGATTGCGGCGCTGGTCATCCATGGCTTATGGACAAATCAACGAAATAAACGGGCACAATTAAAAAATTCACCACCAAAGCCTGTTCCAAGTAAACGCGGTCCCGAAAGTCGGGATGTGGATGGTTTTGATGCTGACGGCATTGGTCAGGTGCGGGTTGTTGCTCCACGGAATAGTACGCTTGGGCGTGATGCTGAACCGGTTATCTCTTCTGTTCCGCAGTTTTCTGCCGGTGATGAAGATGATTCTAAAGTGTCGCCTGTGCAGCCAGTATCGGAAGAAACCCGAGTTGAACCACAAATTGAACGACGTGAAGGGATCTGGAAAGATGTCTACGTGATCAATATTGCGGCACGAGACGGTTCCTATATTTATGGCCGTGATTTAAAACACGCATTGCGTATTCTCGGTTTCCGTTTCGGTGAGATGGATATCTACCATCGTCATCTGGAAATGGATGGTCAGGGTGAAGTGTTATTTAGTCTGATCAATATGATCAAACCTGGCACATTTGATCCAAGTAAAATGGATCGACTAATGACGCCTGGTGTTTCACTGTTTATGCAGTTACCGGCTACCGGTCGTGGTTTGGCACACTTTGATTTAATGCTGAAAGCGGCAGATAAATTAGCCAGTGAAGTTGACGGTCTATTATTTGATGCCGCGCGCCAGCCATTGAGTGAATATTATTTGACGCAATGTCGCGAAGAGCTGAAAGCTTACGATCATCAGTAA